The proteins below come from a single Chryseobacterium bernardetii genomic window:
- a CDS encoding ATP-binding cassette domain-containing protein yields the protein MENIEITNARQNNLKNISIKIPKYKIVVFTGVSGSGKSSLVFETIGAEAQRQINETQNSFIRNRLQHYGIPDVDKIENLNVPIIINQKRLGGNARSTVGTAADVYASLRLLFSRMGHPFVGYSNVFSFNNPQGMCPECEGLGFVQTVDVKTLIDRTKSLNEGAIQFPTFQPGGWRLTRYTQSGYFDNDKKLEDFTAKEWEILLFAAEHKPKHPDKSWGKTVKYEGVIPRIEKTFLKKDSRENITRKDALRNVVITKDCPSCQGKRLNERILSCKVKGKSIADCTALSIDELLEFISSLESEAYDVIIKELSGKLQNIINIGLQYLTLDRSTNTLSGGESQRIKMVKSLGNSLVDLLYIFDEPSIGLHPKDLENINLIIQQIKDKGNSVLLVEHDPDLIKRADWVIDMGPGSGKNGGEIIYEGDFINLKKSKGKTGAYFKEKTVVKGHFREPKGYLKIKNANLHNLKNISVNIPVGVMSVVTGVAGSGKSTLINKVLPALYPDITVIDQSLFTASARSNLLTYLNISDTVRKLFSESNHVSEKLFSRNSEGSCKNCKGLGVEKIDMAFMDDTEQPCEVCGGSGFNPEVLQYQYHHQNIVEVMNMTVLEAKKFFTDKNITRHFDLLIKLGLDYLTLGQRLDSFSGGERQRLKLTRELKNKNQVIVLDEPSTGLHPSDTQKLLSFFNDLVDQDNTLIVIEHNLDIIAQADWIIDIGPGAGKFGGKVLFEGTPAELLKNNISYTAEFLRKHIM from the coding sequence ATGGAAAACATAGAAATTACAAATGCAAGACAGAATAATCTCAAAAATATTTCCATAAAAATACCCAAATATAAGATCGTTGTTTTTACGGGAGTATCAGGATCTGGGAAATCTTCCCTGGTATTTGAGACCATAGGAGCCGAGGCGCAGCGTCAGATTAATGAAACACAGAACAGCTTTATCAGGAACCGCTTACAGCATTATGGTATTCCGGATGTAGATAAAATTGAAAATCTCAATGTTCCTATTATCATCAATCAGAAGAGGCTGGGAGGGAATGCCCGTTCTACTGTTGGAACTGCCGCAGATGTGTATGCTTCTCTGAGGCTTTTATTTTCAAGAATGGGACATCCTTTTGTAGGATATTCCAATGTTTTTTCATTCAATAATCCACAGGGAATGTGTCCGGAATGTGAAGGATTGGGTTTTGTGCAGACAGTAGATGTTAAGACCCTGATTGATCGGACAAAATCTTTAAATGAGGGTGCAATTCAATTTCCAACCTTTCAGCCCGGAGGATGGCGTTTAACAAGATATACACAGTCCGGTTATTTTGATAATGATAAAAAGCTGGAAGATTTTACTGCCAAAGAATGGGAAATATTATTATTTGCAGCCGAACATAAGCCAAAACATCCGGATAAAAGTTGGGGAAAAACCGTAAAATATGAAGGAGTTATTCCCCGGATTGAAAAAACATTTCTTAAAAAAGATTCCAGAGAGAACATTACAAGAAAGGATGCCTTACGCAATGTGGTGATTACAAAAGACTGTCCATCCTGCCAGGGAAAACGGTTGAATGAAAGGATTTTGAGCTGTAAGGTTAAAGGCAAGAGCATTGCAGATTGTACCGCACTTTCCATTGATGAATTATTGGAATTTATCAGCAGTCTGGAATCAGAAGCTTATGATGTAATTATTAAAGAGCTTTCCGGGAAACTTCAGAATATCATTAATATCGGATTACAATATCTGACATTAGACCGAAGCACCAATACGCTTTCCGGAGGCGAATCTCAACGGATAAAAATGGTGAAAAGCCTGGGGAACAGTTTAGTAGACTTACTATATATCTTTGATGAACCAAGTATCGGCCTCCATCCAAAAGACCTTGAAAATATTAACCTCATTATACAGCAGATCAAAGATAAAGGGAATTCTGTTTTGCTGGTGGAGCATGATCCGGATCTTATTAAAAGGGCTGACTGGGTCATAGATATGGGTCCGGGTTCAGGAAAAAACGGAGGTGAAATAATTTATGAAGGCGATTTCATCAATTTAAAAAAATCCAAAGGAAAAACAGGAGCCTATTTTAAGGAAAAAACTGTTGTTAAAGGTCATTTTCGGGAACCTAAAGGTTATCTTAAGATCAAAAATGCTAATCTTCATAATCTTAAAAATATAAGTGTCAATATTCCGGTAGGAGTGATGTCTGTTGTCACAGGGGTAGCCGGTTCCGGTAAAAGTACTTTAATTAACAAAGTTCTGCCTGCATTGTATCCGGATATAACGGTGATAGACCAGTCATTATTTACAGCAAGTGCCCGTTCTAACCTTTTAACCTATTTAAACATTTCTGATACTGTTCGGAAACTTTTTTCAGAATCCAATCATGTTTCTGAGAAACTTTTTAGCAGGAATAGTGAAGGTAGCTGTAAAAACTGTAAAGGTCTGGGAGTTGAAAAAATAGATATGGCGTTTATGGATGATACAGAACAGCCCTGCGAGGTATGTGGAGGTTCCGGTTTTAATCCGGAAGTTCTTCAATATCAATATCATCATCAAAATATTGTAGAAGTGATGAATATGACGGTATTGGAGGCAAAGAAATTTTTTACGGATAAAAATATTACCAGACATTTTGATCTGCTGATAAAGCTGGGGCTGGATTATCTGACATTAGGGCAACGGCTGGACAGCTTTTCCGGAGGTGAAAGGCAACGTTTGAAACTAACTAGGGAACTGAAAAATAAGAATCAGGTCATTGTGCTGGATGAACCAAGTACAGGGCTTCATCCCAGTGATACTCAAAAACTGCTGTCTTTTTTTAATGATCTTGTAGACCAGGACAATACATTAATCGTTATTGAACACAATCTGGATATCATTGCCCAGGCTGACTGGATCATTGATATTGGTCCGGGTGCCGGGAAATTTGGAGGAAAGGTTTTATTTGAAGGAACTCCTGCAGAATTATTAAAAAATAACATATCCTATACTGCAGAATTTCTGAGAAAACATATTATGTAA
- a CDS encoding TetR/AcrR family transcriptional regulator → MSKPRERILSTTLLLFHKQGFNSTGINQIIEEAKVSKASFYQHFKSKDELCIEFLNRRYDYWISELEKFISGASSPEEKVLKSFDFLIYMNGKEDFRGCSFWNILSEIPVEKEEIHSILRYHKNKLRIFFNNEIKDEAVATHIYLLFESAILTSQLYRSDEFIQTSKIIIKNILHSHPSC, encoded by the coding sequence ATGTCCAAACCTCGCGAAAGAATATTAAGTACTACTTTGCTCCTGTTTCATAAACAAGGTTTTAACAGTACCGGTATTAATCAGATTATTGAAGAAGCCAAGGTTTCAAAAGCAAGCTTCTACCAGCATTTTAAGTCGAAAGATGAGCTGTGTATTGAATTTCTCAACAGAAGATACGATTATTGGATATCTGAACTTGAGAAGTTCATTTCCGGTGCTTCATCTCCTGAAGAAAAGGTCCTTAAATCTTTTGATTTTCTCATTTATATGAATGGAAAAGAAGATTTCAGAGGCTGCAGCTTCTGGAATATCTTATCTGAAATACCTGTTGAGAAAGAGGAAATTCATTCCATTTTGCGCTATCATAAGAATAAGCTGAGAATATTCTTCAATAATGAAATCAAGGATGAGGCAGTAGCAACCCATATTTATCTCCTTTTTGAAAGCGCTATACTTACCAGCCAACTCTATAGGTCAGATGAATTCATTCAAACATCCAAAATTATTATTAAAAATATACTTCACTCACACCCTTCCTGCTAA
- a CDS encoding MarR family winged helix-turn-helix transcriptional regulator produces MNKGDINGITASHYNIIEFILRKKGSTGKEIATALKISPAAVSKQLKTLINNDFITQEQDKADRRKFRLNVTEKGKFVVENSETFRKKITQQTMAILSPAELDHFNDLLSKILSEIKL; encoded by the coding sequence ATGAATAAGGGAGATATCAATGGTATAACAGCTTCCCATTACAATATCATAGAATTCATTCTCCGTAAAAAAGGATCAACAGGAAAAGAGATCGCTACGGCTCTTAAAATCAGCCCGGCAGCAGTTTCAAAGCAGTTAAAAACCCTTATCAACAATGATTTTATTACTCAGGAGCAGGATAAGGCAGACCGCAGAAAATTCAGGCTTAATGTCACTGAAAAAGGGAAATTTGTAGTTGAAAACTCTGAAACATTCCGGAAAAAAATCACCCAGCAAACTATGGCGATACTTAGCCCGGCTGAACTTGATCATTTTAATGATCTGCTAAGCAAGATTTTGAGTGAAATCAAGCTTTAG
- a CDS encoding cupin-like domain-containing protein, whose protein sequence is MGILLKPIDIVDDISQEDFLEKYLKPCKPVVIKNMARKWPAYQKWTMEYMKEVVGDVVVPLYDSAKADPAAPINTPTTKMPFGEYVDLIQREPTDLRIFFFDPIKFAPKLLDDYIPPKSLMGGFLDKYPSMFFGGKGSVTFLHYDIDMPHIFHTHFNGRKHVLLFEYKWKTRLYKLPYATYALEDYDIANPDFEKFPALDGIEGIECFLEHGDTLFMPTGWWHWMKYLDGSFSLSLRAWDKSWAVKAHSLWNLAVQRNFDNFMKGRYKKRYMDWKERKAVESANIALKKGLPK, encoded by the coding sequence ATGGGCATACTCCTTAAACCAATTGATATTGTAGATGACATTTCACAGGAAGACTTCCTTGAGAAATACTTAAAGCCATGTAAGCCCGTGGTCATAAAAAATATGGCAAGAAAGTGGCCTGCATATCAAAAATGGACCATGGAATATATGAAAGAAGTAGTAGGTGACGTTGTTGTTCCTTTGTATGACAGTGCCAAAGCAGATCCTGCAGCTCCTATTAATACTCCCACTACCAAAATGCCTTTTGGCGAATATGTAGACCTGATTCAACGGGAGCCCACAGATCTCAGAATTTTCTTTTTCGATCCAATTAAATTTGCCCCAAAACTGTTGGATGATTATATTCCGCCTAAAAGTTTAATGGGTGGATTTTTAGATAAATATCCGAGTATGTTTTTTGGGGGTAAAGGCTCTGTGACTTTCCTTCATTACGACATCGATATGCCGCATATCTTCCATACCCATTTCAATGGAAGAAAACATGTCCTTCTTTTCGAATATAAGTGGAAAACCCGTTTGTATAAACTTCCTTATGCAACTTATGCACTGGAAGATTATGATATTGCCAACCCTGATTTTGAAAAATTCCCAGCCCTGGATGGTATTGAAGGAATAGAATGCTTTCTGGAACATGGCGATACCCTGTTTATGCCTACCGGCTGGTGGCACTGGATGAAGTATCTGGATGGTTCATTCTCTCTTTCTCTTCGTGCATGGGATAAAAGCTGGGCTGTAAAAGCACATTCTCTATGGAATCTTGCTGTTCAGCGTAATTTTGATAATTTCATGAAAGGCAGATATAAAAAAAGATATATGGACTGGAAGGAAAGAAAAGCTGTTGAAAGTGCCAACATAGCTCTGAAGAAAGGACTTCCTAAATAA
- a CDS encoding TonB-dependent receptor — protein sequence MKKIFTSVLFCASLFFYAQTGTLSGNINDDAKIALPGAKISLNPGNIYTTSDEHGNFVFLNVPPGNYTMKVDYLGYGTHQYNVTVEPEKNTKQNIIFNKNETSIGEIVVSGATLKNQARALNKQKNNSNITNVISADQIGRFPDANIGDALKRVPGITIQNDQGEARNLIIRGLAPNLNSVTLNGDRIPSAEGDNRNVQMDLIPSDMISTIEVNKTLTPDMDADAIGGSVNLITRASPNGQRISATLAGGYNPIREKGNYTAGLVYGNRFLNKKLGAVFSFSYNNNNFGSDNIEPVWSQANDRAQTVYVSKMGIRYYNEHRIRHSFDLNMDYEFNSKNKIYASAMYNFRNDKENRFALGYKIKPVYNADESEITDWKGSITRQNKGGDAANDNTRLEKQKVQNYALRGEHLLGSKVDLDWSVNYATASEDKPHQRYIEFENSKMNFSPDLNDPRKPMFTLIAADNLGSYKLNDLSDANSFTQEKEFGAKVNIRFPFSVIDGQKGRLRTGARLRLKEKERENDFFAFTPVSSMGSLLSVPTLHLDGHNFQPGNYVPGTFVDPAYLGGLDLFNPSLFNGKSKPSKFLSNNYNAKEQIYAGYIRWDQDFNDKLSMIVGARVETTKIDYTGNYVMNEKDLVGKINNTNTYTNVLPNLSFKYVPVQDLVLRAAFTTALARPNYYSLVPYLNVISEDEIVSAGNPNLKATYAYNFDFMAEKYFKSVGILSGGLFYKNLKDFIYTFSRRNYTANDFANDFAGQSNPIPAGESNWKFTQQRNGDNVSIYGFEVALQRQLDFIPGAFWKGLGIYVNYTYTHSKAKGITNEEGIERTDVGFPGAAPHMFNGSLSWENKRFSARVSMNYASHYIDELGGKSFDDRYYDKQLFLDANASYKITSQLRVFAEANNLTNQPLRYYQGIPDRTAQAEYYRPRFTMGVKFDF from the coding sequence GTGAAGAAAATTTTTACATCTGTATTGTTCTGTGCTTCTCTATTTTTCTACGCACAAACCGGAACTCTTTCCGGAAACATTAACGACGACGCTAAAATTGCCCTGCCGGGAGCCAAAATCTCCCTAAATCCGGGTAATATTTATACAACTTCTGATGAACATGGAAATTTTGTATTTCTGAATGTTCCTCCCGGAAATTATACCATGAAAGTTGATTATCTGGGCTACGGAACTCATCAGTATAATGTAACCGTAGAGCCTGAAAAGAATACGAAACAAAATATTATTTTCAATAAAAACGAAACAAGCATTGGTGAAATTGTGGTTTCGGGAGCTACATTGAAAAACCAGGCAAGAGCTTTGAATAAGCAAAAAAATAACTCCAATATTACCAATGTTATTTCTGCCGACCAGATCGGGCGCTTTCCTGATGCCAATATCGGAGATGCCTTAAAACGCGTTCCGGGAATTACGATCCAGAATGACCAGGGGGAAGCCAGGAATCTTATCATCAGAGGGCTTGCACCTAATCTGAACTCTGTTACCCTGAATGGTGACAGAATTCCTTCTGCTGAAGGAGATAACCGTAATGTTCAGATGGACCTGATTCCTTCGGATATGATTTCTACCATTGAAGTCAATAAAACCCTGACGCCCGATATGGATGCCGATGCCATTGGTGGTTCCGTTAACCTTATTACCAGGGCTTCTCCTAATGGACAAAGAATTTCTGCAACATTGGCAGGAGGATACAATCCTATCCGTGAAAAAGGAAATTACACAGCAGGACTGGTCTACGGAAACCGTTTCCTGAATAAAAAACTGGGAGCCGTATTCAGTTTTTCCTATAATAACAATAATTTTGGCTCAGACAATATAGAGCCTGTATGGAGCCAGGCTAATGACCGCGCCCAAACGGTTTATGTAAGCAAAATGGGTATACGGTATTATAATGAACACCGTATCAGGCATAGCTTTGACCTGAATATGGATTATGAATTCAACTCTAAAAACAAGATCTATGCTTCTGCAATGTACAATTTCAGGAATGATAAGGAAAACAGGTTTGCACTGGGATATAAAATAAAACCTGTTTATAATGCTGATGAATCTGAAATTACAGATTGGAAAGGGAGTATTACAAGACAAAACAAAGGTGGTGATGCCGCTAATGACAACACCCGTCTTGAGAAGCAGAAAGTTCAGAATTATGCATTACGGGGAGAACATTTATTAGGATCTAAAGTAGATCTTGACTGGTCTGTGAATTATGCTACAGCAAGTGAAGATAAGCCTCACCAGCGTTATATTGAATTTGAGAACAGCAAGATGAACTTCTCTCCGGATTTAAATGATCCAAGGAAACCAATGTTTACCCTTATTGCAGCAGATAACCTGGGAAGCTATAAACTAAATGACCTTTCTGATGCGAATAGCTTCACGCAGGAAAAAGAATTCGGGGCCAAAGTAAATATACGTTTTCCGTTTTCTGTAATTGACGGTCAAAAAGGAAGACTTCGTACAGGAGCAAGACTCCGTTTAAAGGAAAAAGAAAGAGAGAATGATTTTTTTGCATTTACCCCTGTAAGCAGTATGGGAAGCCTTCTGTCTGTACCTACTCTTCATCTTGACGGCCACAACTTTCAACCGGGAAATTATGTCCCGGGAACATTTGTTGATCCCGCCTATTTAGGTGGATTGGATCTGTTTAATCCCTCTTTATTCAACGGAAAGTCAAAACCGTCAAAGTTCCTTTCTAATAACTATAATGCCAAAGAACAGATCTATGCAGGATATATCCGTTGGGATCAGGATTTCAATGATAAGCTTTCCATGATCGTGGGAGCCCGTGTAGAAACTACCAAAATTGATTATACCGGAAACTACGTTATGAACGAAAAGGATCTGGTTGGAAAAATCAATAATACCAATACCTATACCAATGTACTTCCGAATTTGTCTTTCAAGTATGTACCGGTTCAGGACCTTGTGCTTCGTGCTGCATTTACTACTGCCCTTGCCCGTCCTAATTACTATTCATTGGTTCCCTATCTGAATGTCATTTCAGAAGATGAAATTGTTTCAGCTGGAAATCCTAACCTGAAAGCAACCTATGCATATAATTTTGATTTCATGGCAGAAAAATACTTTAAGTCTGTGGGAATTCTTTCCGGAGGTCTTTTCTACAAAAACCTGAAAGACTTTATTTATACTTTTTCCAGAAGAAACTACACTGCGAATGATTTTGCCAACGATTTTGCGGGGCAATCCAATCCTATTCCGGCAGGAGAAAGCAACTGGAAGTTTACTCAACAGCGTAATGGAGACAATGTAAGTATCTATGGTTTTGAAGTGGCTTTACAGAGACAGTTGGATTTTATTCCGGGTGCTTTCTGGAAAGGTTTGGGAATCTATGTAAACTACACTTATACTCATTCAAAAGCTAAAGGAATTACTAATGAAGAAGGCATTGAAAGAACAGATGTTGGGTTTCCGGGAGCTGCTCCGCATATGTTCAACGGATCGCTTTCATGGGAGAATAAACGCTTCTCAGCAAGGGTTTCTATGAATTATGCTTCCCATTATATTGATGAGCTGGGTGGAAAATCATTTGATGACCGCTATTATGACAAACAGCTTTTCCTGGATGCCAATGCTTCCTACAAAATTACAAGCCAGCTAAGAGTTTTTGCTGAAGCCAATAATTTAACGAATCAGCCGTTAAGATACTACCAGGGTATTCCGGACAGAACCGCACAGGCAGAATATTACAGACCTAGATTTACCATGGGGGTGAAATTCGATTTTTAA
- a CDS encoding phytase has product MKKITFYIAVLATFPFVMSCKGQNQSIEKVKPTVITETVVHDTDDPAIWINPQDTSKSIIIGTDKDTDGGLYAFDLNGRIIHKVPGLKRPNNVDIEYGFILNGKKTDIAAVTERETNKVKLYSLPELKEVGEFSVFDGETERGPMGTSMYKNPQTKDIFVIVGRKSGPKEGYLWQYKLSEKNGSITGDVVRKFGKYSGLKEIESIAADDELGYIYYSDEQFGVHQYYADPAKGNEELLVFGQGDFTSDVEGISIYPTSKGKGYILVSDQQNDSFNVYLRENPAKGRIAAIPVSTLESDGSEVTSVNVGPQFPKGIFVAMSNGKVFHLYDWRLIEERIQAALKTKQ; this is encoded by the coding sequence ATGAAGAAGATAACATTTTATATAGCAGTACTTGCTACTTTTCCTTTTGTAATGAGCTGCAAAGGGCAGAATCAATCAATAGAGAAAGTAAAACCAACCGTAATTACAGAAACTGTAGTTCATGATACCGATGATCCGGCCATATGGATTAATCCCCAAGACACCTCAAAGAGCATCATCATTGGAACAGATAAGGATACGGATGGCGGGCTTTACGCCTTTGATCTGAACGGGAGAATCATTCATAAAGTTCCAGGATTGAAACGTCCCAATAACGTGGATATTGAATATGGTTTTATTCTAAATGGGAAAAAGACAGACATCGCAGCGGTTACAGAACGGGAAACCAATAAGGTAAAGCTGTATTCACTTCCCGAACTCAAAGAAGTGGGCGAATTTTCTGTATTTGACGGAGAAACAGAACGTGGCCCAATGGGAACTTCTATGTATAAAAACCCTCAAACAAAAGATATTTTTGTGATTGTCGGAAGAAAATCCGGACCCAAAGAAGGCTATCTATGGCAATATAAGCTTTCAGAAAAGAATGGAAGCATTACTGGAGATGTTGTCCGTAAGTTTGGTAAATACAGCGGTTTGAAGGAGATTGAGAGTATTGCAGCAGACGATGAACTGGGATATATTTATTATTCTGATGAACAGTTTGGAGTACATCAATATTATGCAGATCCGGCCAAAGGAAATGAAGAACTTCTTGTTTTCGGACAGGGTGATTTTACATCTGATGTAGAAGGGATATCCATCTATCCTACTTCTAAAGGAAAAGGATATATTTTGGTTTCTGACCAGCAGAATGATTCTTTCAATGTTTATCTGAGGGAAAACCCGGCAAAAGGGAGAATTGCAGCAATTCCTGTTTCTACACTTGAAAGTGACGGTTCTGAGGTTACCAGTGTAAATGTAGGACCTCAATTTCCGAAAGGAATTTTTGTGGCCATGAGTAATGGAAAAGTATTTCATTTGTATGACTGGAGACTTATTGAAGAGAGAATTCAGGCAGCTCTAAAAACAAAACAATGA
- a CDS encoding M1 family metallopeptidase, with product MKKVRLLALFLVVFNTGYHAQMKSWAKIESGVSYELAKLRKSTLSEIQYELSLKIPENKTERISGTEVLRFQYKKQNESPLLIDFKENPSSLLSVSVNGQEIKPVLENEHVIIDAKYLKSGSNQIHFNFLAGDGALNRRDGYLYALFVPDRARTMFPCFDQPNLKANYSLVLTVPEKWSAISNGKLSDTFVQHGQKTLKFNQSDLIPTYLFSFAAGDFKNHTEKISQQDSRMLYRETDSVKIKNSMDSIFTLYHNSLVYYEKWTGIKHPFQKHGMAVVPDFQFGGMEHPGAILFQNSTLFLDKNATQNQLNNRSNLIAHEVAHLWFGDMVTMDWFNDVWMKEVFANFMADKSTGASADKRVYDLKFLTTHFPAAYSVDRTLGANPIRQVLDNLQNAGMMYGPIIYNKAPIMMRQLELLIGEEDFRKGVSEYLTQYAFNNASWPDLIAILDKHTPKDLQSWNKVWVNEPGRPVIDYDVKYNGDTIERFTVIQKPEYGKEHKLWPQAFEISLFYPDSVEKVNVKLDAKQQDISGLKGKRRPLFILQNSSGIAYGVFKTDKSVISDFSLVKDPISRASAYISLYENMMNSSGIDAQELLTFFATQLSKETTELNLRLITGYISSIYWNFLPENTRLKESVNLENILWKALQEQTAKNNKKIVFDGYQNIFQSKEAYDNLYTIWKSQTPPQGVSLNDEDFTNLALALSIRNSNNTGLLQEQLTRIKNQDRVNRFKIIMQAASSDQKVRDDFFNGLMQKQNRANESAVGSALSYLHHPLRQHTSIHYLPESLEILQEIQKTGDIFFPDNWLRSTFGSYQNPKALEVVNQFLLKNPDYNPILKNKILQATDNLRRAQKLMK from the coding sequence ATGAAAAAAGTACGTCTGTTAGCATTATTCTTAGTTGTTTTCAATACCGGCTACCATGCACAAATGAAATCTTGGGCCAAGATAGAATCAGGAGTTTCATATGAGCTGGCAAAGTTGAGAAAAAGTACATTAAGTGAGATTCAATATGAACTCAGCCTGAAAATTCCTGAAAATAAGACAGAAAGGATTTCCGGAACTGAAGTTCTCCGTTTTCAGTATAAAAAACAAAATGAGTCTCCATTGCTAATCGATTTTAAGGAGAATCCCTCATCTCTTTTATCCGTATCAGTGAACGGGCAGGAAATAAAGCCGGTTCTGGAAAATGAACATGTGATTATTGATGCAAAATATCTTAAATCAGGGTCTAACCAGATTCATTTTAATTTTCTGGCAGGAGACGGAGCGCTGAACAGACGGGATGGCTACTTGTATGCCTTATTTGTGCCGGATCGCGCCCGAACTATGTTTCCATGTTTCGATCAGCCGAACCTGAAGGCTAACTATTCCCTGGTATTGACAGTTCCTGAAAAATGGAGTGCCATATCCAACGGAAAACTTAGTGATACCTTTGTTCAGCACGGACAGAAAACGTTGAAGTTTAATCAGTCAGATCTTATTCCTACTTATCTTTTTTCTTTCGCTGCCGGCGATTTTAAGAACCATACTGAAAAAATCAGCCAGCAGGATTCCAGAATGCTATACCGTGAAACCGATTCTGTGAAAATTAAGAACAGCATGGACTCTATTTTTACATTATACCACAATTCACTTGTCTATTATGAAAAATGGACAGGTATTAAACATCCTTTCCAAAAGCATGGAATGGCAGTTGTTCCGGATTTCCAATTCGGAGGTATGGAACATCCGGGTGCCATATTGTTCCAGAATTCTACCTTGTTTTTAGATAAGAATGCTACGCAGAATCAGCTGAACAACCGGTCCAATCTGATTGCCCATGAAGTGGCTCACCTTTGGTTCGGGGATATGGTTACGATGGATTGGTTCAATGATGTCTGGATGAAGGAAGTTTTTGCCAATTTTATGGCTGATAAAAGTACCGGAGCATCTGCAGATAAAAGGGTATATGATCTTAAGTTTTTAACAACTCATTTCCCGGCGGCTTATTCTGTAGACCGTACATTAGGAGCAAATCCCATCCGTCAGGTTTTAGATAACCTCCAGAATGCAGGAATGATGTACGGACCTATTATTTATAACAAAGCACCTATTATGATGCGGCAGCTGGAATTGCTGATCGGGGAAGAAGACTTCCGAAAAGGAGTAAGCGAATACCTTACCCAATATGCTTTTAATAATGCAAGCTGGCCGGATCTTATTGCTATTCTTGATAAACACACGCCAAAAGATCTGCAAAGCTGGAATAAAGTATGGGTAAATGAACCGGGAAGACCTGTTATTGATTATGATGTGAAATATAATGGTGATACAATAGAACGTTTTACCGTTATCCAAAAGCCGGAATATGGAAAAGAACATAAATTATGGCCACAGGCATTCGAAATCAGTTTATTTTATCCTGACAGTGTTGAAAAGGTTAATGTTAAATTAGATGCAAAGCAACAGGATATTTCCGGATTAAAAGGAAAGAGAAGGCCTTTGTTTATCCTCCAAAATTCATCAGGGATTGCCTATGGAGTATTCAAAACGGATAAATCGGTTATCTCAGACTTTTCTCTGGTAAAAGATCCGATAAGCCGTGCCAGCGCCTATATTTCGTTATATGAAAATATGATGAACAGCTCAGGGATTGACGCTCAGGAATTATTAACATTTTTTGCAACACAGCTGTCTAAAGAAACTACGGAACTGAATCTTCGCTTGATTACAGGGTATATTTCTTCTATTTACTGGAATTTCTTACCGGAAAATACCAGGCTGAAAGAGTCTGTAAATCTGGAAAATATTTTATGGAAAGCATTACAGGAGCAAACAGCAAAAAATAATAAGAAAATTGTGTTTGATGGCTATCAGAATATTTTCCAATCCAAGGAGGCATATGATAATCTGTACACGATCTGGAAATCTCAGACTCCGCCACAGGGAGTTTCGCTTAATGATGAAGACTTCACCAATCTTGCTTTAGCCTTATCAATAAGAAATTCAAATAATACTGGGCTTTTGCAGGAGCAGCTGACAAGAATTAAAAACCAGGATCGGGTAAACCGTTTTAAAATTATTATGCAGGCTGCTTCGTCTGATCAGAAAGTTCGTGATGATTTCTTCAACGGGCTTATGCAAAAACAGAACCGAGCCAATGAGTCGGCAGTAGGCTCAGCATTGAGTTATCTGCATCATCCGTTAAGGCAGCATACCTCCATTCATTATCTTCCTGAGAGCCTGGAAATTTTACAGGAGATTCAGAAAACAGGAGATATATTTTTTCCGGATAACTGGCTTCGTTCTACATTCGGCAGCTATCAGAACCCAAAGGCTCTTGAGGTAGTTAATCAGTTCCTTCTGAAAAATCCTGATTATAATCCTATTCTGAAAAATAAAATTCTACAGGCCACCGATAACCTGAGAAGAGCTCAGAAGTTGATGAAGTAA